A region of the Rissa tridactyla isolate bRisTri1 chromosome 18, bRisTri1.patW.cur.20221130, whole genome shotgun sequence genome:
CTTCACGTGTTTACTTTATGATAAACAACCAAGTGGCAACACCGGTAAAATAcagcttcctcctgctgcaaTGCTGCAGCCCTCAAGGTCGCCTGGCGCCGTGCCCTCAGGGCAGCGATTCCACATCTCCTGCTTCTGCCCGGCTGTTAGAGGGGagcaaagggagggagaaggcgCCGAGTGCCCGCAGGAGAAAAGGCAGGACCAAGCAGTTCCCCGCAGACCCCCCTGGAGACACTCTCAAGGGAGGCTTTCCTTCCAAAGCAAGGCACTTTGACTTATTCTGCTGGAAAATCCCTTCAAGCAGCTCCATTCTTAATTACAAAAACCTAAAAATGAACCGACTATTTCCTTCACCTGCCATAACCCGAGTTCAAGGCTTGCCCCAGCAGTCGGTGTGACGGGGAAACGCAGAGGGCTTGGCAGATGAGCGAGGAAGAGCTGCCTGGCACGCAAGTCACAGGTCATCGCATGCCATCAGCAACACCTCCTGCCCGCCGTTCACATCAGGCTGGCAGTGACTGCAAAGCTGGCCCCCATGGTCTCGGGTGACGAGAGTGGCGCAGCTGCCCAGACATCCCACCCCTCTGCCATCAGCACTATCTCGGGAGACACGCCAAGAGGCCAAAGATTAAATGAACCACGTTACCTGAACCTTCTCCTTACGGGGCAAAAGGAGAGGACAACACTAAGGGGCAGCAGGAAGGAAGCAGGTCTGGCTACTGCAGACACCGTGGATAGAGGACTTACCTTTTTTAGGACCATCTCAGCCACTTTAACTAGAGATTTGGGTCCCTAGAGAGCAGGTGCTTGGCCTTCACCTCAGCATCGGCACAAACACAAAGACACCATCCGGTTACTCCCTACCCAAGTTAACTTATGCAATGCCAGAAAGCAAGAACTGTACAACAGATCCTCAAAACAGGGAAAGGGCTGGGCCACTGAGGTTGCTGAAGCTAAATGTGAACTATGGAAATCACAGAGGCACAAGGTATCGGATACTTCCTTGTCCATCTTGTCCTCCCTGGGCACACATGCCACCTCCCAAGCTCATTAGCTCCACAGTTCACTTCCTTGACGTTCTATATTgtccaacaacaacaacaaaaaaaatattaaaaatccgGTGAAATTCAGACAGCAGGAGAAATTTGGCTTCAACAAAGGGTCAGggcaggctggggcgggggggagggggagggaaataaGTGGCATAGCACACTCCGTATCGAAAGAGGAGAAATCTGATTGCAGCAAAGCCTCGAAACGCCTGCCTGCTGCTTGGGTCCTTTTCCTTAACAATACACCTGAAGCAGAGGTGCCCCAGATGAGTCAGTCTCTGTGTCTTGGAAAGAAGAATCTCTGCTTGTTGGAGAGCcttggagaggaaagagaagagatggTGACATTAGACAAGGTGAACTGTAGCAGCCGAGTGCCTGGCAGTTAGGCAAGCAGCTGCCACAAAAGGCTTTGTGTATCATGAGGGAGGAGAAAGCCACACAAAGCCCACGGGCAGGGAACAACCCTGCCTGTATTGTAACCATCTTCTAGGACAGATCTGTTATTAAGCAGGAGAAAACTTGTCTTTTAGCCCTGGGCTGCTCTTTGGAGTGGAACACGCATGCCGTGAGGATCGGAGCCCAGGGGACAGCCCGTCactctctcctgcttcccttttTGCACAGTTCCTTTTGTTCCCAGCATAACCCAGCTGTGATCTCAGCTGGTCACACCCCAAATACCCCCCCCAAACTTTGTCGGGATACCCAGAGACTGAAAGCTCTCAGGCCAAGTGCGGTGCACGGACAGAGAAAACACTCCAAACTTGGGTTTCATTCTTTTTCAGAAGGACCCACCAACCCAGGAAGTCTCCTGAGCTCCCTTCACTCCTGAAGCTTGAGAGGACTACACCCATTACGACAACCTAAGAGGCAGGTGTCAGCTCAGCCTGTGCAGCTGGTGAAAACTGAAGGCACAGGTAATACGGGAGGTTCAGGGCATTCCCCTCACTCCTGTGATGCCGCTGCAGCTAAGACCCCCGGCCGGCTACGTTACCTGCGCTGCTGTGCCGCCTCATATTCCTGGCTATCACATCTGCTGGGGTTTCTTCCGATATTTGCACGGCCAAATCTGGAACGAAAACCAAGAGGGCCCGGTTTGGACAGGAAAGGATGGGCAGCTATGACTCAAGAGTAAAGATCCCTGTCAGGGAACGCACAGGGCTCTCCTTCAAAAGGCACCACCCTCGGGTAATAGGAGAGGTAGAGTCTGATTCTTCAGATTGCTTCCACCATTGTCTTGGTAATCTGAGCTTTATTAGTCCCTAAATACCAGGAAGCAACAGCAGCCTTACTGTTAAACTGGAAAGCACAAGAGCCACCCGGTTTCCTCCACGACTTCTGGATGGCCCCGTACCCTCCATACTCAGCTTTTCAAGGTCTTCCTACAACAAACTCTCTCAGAACCCGTTCCGGAGGTCAGTCACTTCAGGCTGCTCCAGACAAGGCGGAAAGCATCCCTGAAACAGCCAGGAGGCACTTACGCTCGGgcggcagcccttccctgctcttTGTGGGGATATTTCccggctgctcctcaccccaccgcGTAGAGGAAGTCTCGGCTCCAAGGAGGCACCCTGTCACGGTAGTCTAAGAGTGCCATTAGCAAAGAGCGCTGGTAGGACACAGAGGAGAGAGCCAGCTTGGTAACTGGACATCCTCTGGCACAAGCCAGCTCATCTGGTCATACCAGTTAAGTTTGACTCACAGTCTTTCTGCCTAGCTTAGAGGTGCAGAGGAAAGCCAGAATCATTGGAGTAGCAGCAGAATAAGCCCTCACATTACTCAGCACAAACTTCACTGACAGTGAAAGATACTATCAAGAAAGCCGCAACGCAGTGACTGGTGAGAAGCAGAGGTCTCCAACAATATCGATACATAAGGCCCTCCATTCACACGtcccaggaaaaaaagcccagcctGAAGACAGACATCAGCTTTCAACCCTGCTCCATCGCCACATCTCCATGGCTTTGATAAAATAACCCTCTCATACGGAAGCAGTAACACCAAAGAACCTGCACGTACCATCTTGGCTGATGACCATGGACTCCAGCATCGTTTCATTGCCGCTGTCTGGTGCGTTGCCTCTGCTGGACTTCTCCTCGTGGCTCTGGCTGGCTGGGATAGAAATATGGGGCCGGACCCTGCTTTTACGGGTGCTGATGCGTATGATGCCTCGGACCAGCCTGCATTCAGCGTCCTGCTCGTCCAGGTTGTAGTCCTGAGTTATGCTATTGATGAGGTCCGAGATCTTGTTGGTCTTCTCCAGGAAGACAGTGTCTGACGTGCACTTCGCCAGCTCGTCGATCTGGTGGACGCTGAAGAGCTCCGTCAGTTTCTTGAAGATCAGGACATCGATCTCCCTGCTGGACATGGAACCGTTCAGCTCACTGATGTCCAAGTCGGACTCGTGGAAGGAATAATACTCCTCCGAACTGCGGTGGCTGCTGGGGAGCGGTGGCTTTTCTATGCTGTTCCTGAAGGGCTTCTCTGGCAGCAGCTCTTTGCAGCACGAATCCGATTCCAGGTGGTGGCTGGGGCTCCTGTTTTGATAGACAGGAATACCCTTCAGTTTCACATCTGGGTAACTGAAACTGCTACCCATGCTGGACTTTTTGATCTGGTTCCCGTTCTTCTCAGTGGGAGAGACGTTGGCGGGGCTGTTTGGCAGTCGCCCATTATAATCTCCGTTCTTTCCATCATCAGTGGAGGTCTCAGCGGGCCCCGCGTAGGGGATACAGACACTGCAGTCCTGAAAGCAGCCCCCACAGGTCACTATACAACAGAAAACAGCCTTGTATGTGTTCCAGGCCTGAGACAGAGAGGAACAGCAAAAGCTCTGGTTTGGGGGAGCCTCTGCTGTGCCAGAAATAAAGGTAAttgtttctgcctctctcccGTTCGAGTCTTTGATGTCAGCTTTGCGACCTTTCCTATCCCGCATCTGCTGGGCTCTGGTGCGACTCTGTTTGATTTCAGGCGTAGAGCCGCTGAACACCTCCAAACTGACATCTGTCTCCTTGGATGGTCTGGTCCGCAGGGGCACAGCCTCCTGGTAGGACTGGTTCAGCTGGCGGTGGCTGTTCAGGTCGTGGGGGAGTCCTGTTTTCCGGCCCAGCATGGCTCACCGCTCAGGCACCTGGAGAACAAGAAGGTCTCAAGTCAAGCATTCGTCATCGGTCTCACCTTAGCGAGCTGTTGATCAACAGAGAAGGACCTAACATTCAAATTCAGTAATTCTTGAATTCAACACCttaattatttacagaaatattttgcattaggGCTCAGGCTGTTCTCACTTGTCACACAGAGAGGGAATCCAGCCTGCGTTTCAGCGTTCTCCAACTGCTCGAGCTTTGCTGCTTCCTCTCGGCAGACACTTGAATCAGAAGATAGATGTTTTAAGAGGACCACTTTTAAGACATCAAAATCCCTGTAACCTTCAGAAGAGGTTTCCTCAACGTAGCTGGAAGAGTGAGGCTCCAGAGCCGCTGCTCCAGAGCAATAAATGAGCAGCGCAGCCGTAGGTGGAGCCAGCTGTCGGGCTCCAAAGGGAAAGTATCTTCTTTTAAACAACTTCCCCTTTGTCTTGTATTCCTTAAGATTAAGCTGGGCCCTGACAGCACTTACCCGTTTCAAAACACACCATGCCCAGGAGGAGATTACAGGCAATCAATCATTATGCAACTGCCAATTCAAGCTCCAGATTATTCGATGCTATTTAAATTTAGAGGATTTAGCAATGACGGCGTTACTAACACTGATGATTTTCGCTAGTCATGCTGAGGCCATGTCATGTTAAAGACCTTCCTATGAAAACCGATGTCTTCATCTGGATTAAAGAAAAGATCTTGTCAACAAGTCGGTCTCAAATCACGCCTGGCGGGAGCAAAGCCTTTACAAAGCCCTGCTACAGCAATCCTACAGCAGACTCTCTGCTCAACTGTTTTCCTCGTTGCCGCTGTGCTAACACAACAGCCCCGGGTCCGCACGCAGGAGTAAACTGTTTTTCCGGGGTTCTATGTCACACTTTAGCTCCACGGATCCAACACACAGAGTTTGTCACATTAAAACTTCTTATTATTACGAAGAAAGCTCGGCACCAGGCAAGGAAAGTCAGGTCAAGGCTGTCACTCTCCACCTCCATCACTGCCGCTTTTATCCCACGCTACGGCAGGCCCCTAAATTGTCCATGGTTTCTAAGCTCCTTGGCTAACACTGCTTTCACCCCCAAGAGATCCTTTTAAATACTAATTAGGCTAATTAATAAGCAGTGAGAGCCCAGCCATAGCTCTTTGGACTGTCCCTGCTGCTCTACTATATACTTTCTATAGGGCACCTCAAGcatgaataaataaatctgtcCCACCTTGTAAGAGCAttgcctctttttcccctttttttaaaaaacaaacagtactGTTGCCCCCACAAAGAAAGAGTCGCAGACTGAAAACCAGGCAGTTACAccactgctttccaggaagaTTTTGGCTCCATTAGCTTATAAAAGCCCGTAAGTAGCGCATGTCCCAGGAGCTCCCTTTGCACATTCCTGGACAATATGTCAAATATAAAAGCCCCAAACGCTCCGATTTCAGTGCTGCGCAGGCAGAGCTCCCTAGACTCGGCATGAGTGGAGAGTTTTGATTGCTTTCACTTCAgaacagggtttgttttttttttttcctcagcttcatCATTTTCGTAATGCAGttcaaaattgaaaaacaaatcGAAAACACTTGAGCCGTCTAAGCACAGAACTGCTTACTGGGATGTTCCTCTTAATACTGAGGTCTCATCAAAAGATCTAATGTATGCATTGCACAGTAATTATCATCTGTATAACAATATGTAATATTCTGAAATTTCAACGCGTCTTTGACATAGGAAAGAGCATTATCTCAGCTCTACAGAAAACGTCTTGCAGGCTCAGAGATGAAACCACTTGCCCGACATTGCACAAACCCCCAGCTGCATCAAGGCATCGGAGACATCTCTGGCCCCAAACATTGAGCTCACTGCCCCCTTCCCATCACGGCTCGCGTTTCTGTGACTGCTGGATCACACACCTGAAGAGCTCCCTGGGAGCACGTACAAGACACAGCTCCTTGATCCAGTGCCTTCTCAGACACGAGCAACGGACTAGACCTAAACCCGAAGCCAGCTGCTTAACACAGCCACAAACAAAAGCTTGGAGTAAAATCCACATTTGAGTTGATACTCACAAGATCGTTGGGAACTTTCTCTGTTCTCACGCAGGCACCGTGTGTGAATAGAGAAGATCCTTCTAAAGAACTTCAACATCTGCTTCAGGAGAGTGAGGAGGGAGCCACAAACTGTTTGCGTGTCTAAGAGTTAGCCGGGGTCTAAGATCTTCATTGT
Encoded here:
- the KDF1 gene encoding keratinocyte differentiation factor 1 is translated as MLGRKTGLPHDLNSHRQLNQSYQEAVPLRTRPSKETDVSLEVFSGSTPEIKQSRTRAQQMRDRKGRKADIKDSNGREAETITFISGTAEAPPNQSFCCSSLSQAWNTYKAVFCCIVTCGGCFQDCSVCIPYAGPAETSTDDGKNGDYNGRLPNSPANVSPTEKNGNQIKKSSMGSSFSYPDVKLKGIPVYQNRSPSHHLESDSCCKELLPEKPFRNSIEKPPLPSSHRSSEEYYSFHESDLDISELNGSMSSREIDVLIFKKLTELFSVHQIDELAKCTSDTVFLEKTNKISDLINSITQDYNLDEQDAECRLVRGIIRISTRKSRVRPHISIPASQSHEEKSSRGNAPDSGNETMLESMVISQDDLAVQISEETPADVIARNMRRHSSAGSPTSRDSSFQDTETDSSGAPLLQVYC